From a region of the Fischerella sp. JS2 genome:
- a CDS encoding CRISPR-associated protein Csx3: MTTYNVELSEDTLRLNFGELTQNDQIVKDAAVRLEAMVGSGELRGGQLLKINGSVSIPVAFVLAHKISHLYGAIGYFDPKLGK, encoded by the coding sequence ATGACTACTTACAACGTTGAGTTAAGCGAAGATACTTTACGGCTAAATTTTGGTGAACTCACCCAAAATGACCAAATAGTGAAAGATGCGGCGGTACGGTTAGAAGCAATGGTAGGTTCTGGTGAACTCAGAGGTGGACAATTACTTAAGATTAATGGCTCCGTATCAATACCTGTAGCGTTTGTTTTAGCACACAAGATTAGTCATCTTTACGGTGCAATTGGCTATTTTGACCCCAAATTAGGAAAATAA